Proteins from a genomic interval of Rosa chinensis cultivar Old Blush chromosome 2, RchiOBHm-V2, whole genome shotgun sequence:
- the LOC112187511 gene encoding YTH domain-containing protein ECT4 isoform X6: MKEQDGGSIGHPREAAAQPGSFGVGGDHTVFPPNVYSPQAQQTFYYRGYENGTGEWDEYPPYLNSEGLEITSPGVYNENHPSLVYHSGYSYNPQMPYGPYSPVTTPMPSGGGDGQLYSPQQFPFSGPPYYQQLGPPSMPYITSPTPVSQPDLTTLVSIDQQGDSMLFGPRPGYSPVGSYGRGSFPGNPGSFGYHDMQQGFDGLRSGGLWSDWSKPSDRQRSYTPLSPAVSPQPIGPLGSFGQNVGMGSQHQRSLYGYGSGSNSYNRGYIPSGFNQGSSLGSASFSSFGANNRGFLSLENSKRHVRGTGPICSCNAPLDILCEQNRGPRASKPKAQLIADSAVENTKLNTPTTKVHDETYNRPDFVTEYKDAKFFIIKSYSEDNVHKSIKYGVWASTPNGNRKLDAAYHEATEKHDSCPIFLLFSVNASAQFCGVAEMVGPVDFDKSVDYWQQDKWSGQFPVKWHVIKDVPNSQFRHIVLENNDNKPVTNSRDTQEVKLEQGIEMLIIFKNYETDMSILDDFDFYEDRQKAMQERKARQQASLIAVGVVGENEHRSPVQIPTDFIKHMSKSFAQVVRLDEGTKEATAASDGPIGTRVKLEDAIPVSVSSAQIS; the protein is encoded by the exons ATGAAGGAGCAG GATGGTGGCTCAATAGGTCATCCAAGGGAAGCAGCAGCTCAACCGGGTTCTTTTGGCGTAGGTGGAGATCACACCGTTTTCCCTCCTAATGTGTATTCCCCTCAGGCGCAGCAGACCTTCTACTATAGAG GTTATGAAAATGGAACTGGTGAGTGGGACGAGTATCCTCCATACCTGAATTCTGAAGGATTGGAGATTACGTCTCCT GGTGTCTACAATGAGAATCATCCATCTCTTGTCTATCATTCTGGTTATAGCTACAATCCGCAAATGCCATATGGGCCCTACTCTCCGGTCACAACACCTATGCCTTCTGGAGGGGGAGATGGACAGTTATATTCCCCCCAGCAATTTCCATTTTCAGGGCCACCTTATTATCAGCAGCTAGGACCTCCTAGCATGCCATACATTACTTCACCGACTCCAGTTTCACAGCCAGACCTCACCACCCTAGTTAGTATTGATCAACAAGGTGACAGCATGCTTTTTGGGCCAAGGCCTGGTTATTCTCCTGTGGGATCTTATGGTAGGGGCAGTTTTCCTGGAAATCCAGGTAGTTTTGGTTATCATGATATGCAGCAAGGATTTGATGGGTTGAGATCTGGAGGACTCTGGTCAGACTGGTCAAAACCCTCGGACAGGCAGAGGTCTTATACTCCCTTGTCGCCAGCAGTATCTCCACAGCCAATTGGCCCACTTGGCTCATTTGGGCAGAATGTTGGAATG GGTTCTCAACACCAAAGGTCTTTGTATGGATATGGATCTGGTTCAAACTCTTATAACAGAGGCTACATTCCCAGTGGTTTTAATCAGGGCTCCAGCCTTGGAAGTGCATCCTTTTCCAGTTTTGGAGCTAACAACAGAGGCTTTCTATCATTAGAAAATAGCAAGAGGCATGTGAGAGGCACCGGTCCAATATGCAGTTGCAATGCTCCCCTTGATATTCTTTGTGAGCAGAACCGAGGACCAAGGGCGTCAAAGCCAAAGGCACAACTCATTGCTGATAGCGCTGTGGAGAACACTAAACTTAATACACCTACAACCAAGGTTCATGACGAAACATACAACCGGCCAGATTTTGTGACAGAGTACAAAGATGCTAAGTTCTTTATCATCAAATCTTACAGTGAAGATAATGTTCACAAGAGTATCAAATACGGTGTCTGGGCAAGCACACCAAATGGCAACAGAAAGTTAGATGCTGCATATCATGAAGCTACGGAGAAGCATGATAGCTGCCCaatttttctcttgttttcg GTGAATGCTAGTGCTCAGTTCTGTGGGGTGGCTGAAATGGTTGGACCTGTTGATTTTGACAAGAGTGTGGATTACTGGCAGCAAGACAAATGGAGCGGGCAGTTCCCTGTCAAGTGGCATGTTATTAAGGATGTCCCAAATAGTCAGTTTCGTCATATTGTTCTTGAAAATAATGATAACAAGCCAGTAACAAACAGTCGAGATACTCAAGAG GTAAAACTAGAGCAGGGAATTGAGATGTTAATTATTTTCAAGAATTATGAAACGGATATGTCGATTCTagatgattttgatttttatgaAGATCGTCAGAAGGCAATGCAAGAGCGGAAGGCCAGACAGCAAGCCAGTCTGATTGCTGTAGGTGTAGTCGGAGAAAATGAGCACAGAAGTCCTGTTCAAATTCCCACTGATTTCATCAAGCACATGTCGAAGAGTTTTGCTCAAGTGGTCCGCTTGGATGAGGGTACTAAAGAAGCTACTGCTGCTTCTGATGGCCCCATTGGCACTAGGGTGAAACTTGAAGATGCAATTCCGGTGTCCGTCTCTTCTGCTCAGATCAGTTAG
- the LOC112187511 gene encoding YTH domain-containing protein ECT4 isoform X4 — protein sequence MAANQPQGPDRTSEEKPAEPDSMKEQDGGSIGHPREAAAQPGSFGVGGDHTVFPPNVYSPQAQQTFYYRGYENGTGEWDEYPPYLNSEGLEITSPGVYNENHPSLVYHSGYSYNPQMPYGPYSPVTTPMPSGGGDGQLYSPQQFPFSGPPYYQQLGPPSMPYITSPTPVSQPDLTTLVSIDQQGDSMLFGPRPGYSPVGSYGRGSFPGNPGSFGYHDMQQGFDGLRSGGLWSDWSKPSDRQRSYTPLSPAVSPQPIGPLGSFGQNVGMGSQHQRSLYGYGSGSNSYNRGYIPSGFNQGSSLGSASFSSFGANNRGFLSLENSKRHVRGTGPICSCNAPLDILCEQNRGPRASKPKAQLIADSAVENTKLNTPTTKVHDETYNRPDFVTEYKDAKFFIIKSYSEDNVHKSIKYGVWASTPNGNRKLDAAYHEATEKHDSCPIFLLFSVNASAQFCGVAEMVGPVDFDKSVDYWQQDKWSGQFPVKWHVIKDVPNSQFRHIVLENNDNKPVTNSRDTQEVKLEQGIEMLIIFKNYETDMSILDDFDFYEDRQKAMQERKARQQASLIAVGVVGENEHRSPVQIPTDFIKHMSKSFAQVVRLDEGTKEATAASDGPIGTRVKLEDAIPVSVSSAQIS from the exons ATGGCGGCAAACCAACCGCAGGGTCCAGATCGTACATCTG AAGAGAAACCTGCTGAACCTGATAGCATGAAGGAGCAG GATGGTGGCTCAATAGGTCATCCAAGGGAAGCAGCAGCTCAACCGGGTTCTTTTGGCGTAGGTGGAGATCACACCGTTTTCCCTCCTAATGTGTATTCCCCTCAGGCGCAGCAGACCTTCTACTATAGAG GTTATGAAAATGGAACTGGTGAGTGGGACGAGTATCCTCCATACCTGAATTCTGAAGGATTGGAGATTACGTCTCCT GGTGTCTACAATGAGAATCATCCATCTCTTGTCTATCATTCTGGTTATAGCTACAATCCGCAAATGCCATATGGGCCCTACTCTCCGGTCACAACACCTATGCCTTCTGGAGGGGGAGATGGACAGTTATATTCCCCCCAGCAATTTCCATTTTCAGGGCCACCTTATTATCAGCAGCTAGGACCTCCTAGCATGCCATACATTACTTCACCGACTCCAGTTTCACAGCCAGACCTCACCACCCTAGTTAGTATTGATCAACAAGGTGACAGCATGCTTTTTGGGCCAAGGCCTGGTTATTCTCCTGTGGGATCTTATGGTAGGGGCAGTTTTCCTGGAAATCCAGGTAGTTTTGGTTATCATGATATGCAGCAAGGATTTGATGGGTTGAGATCTGGAGGACTCTGGTCAGACTGGTCAAAACCCTCGGACAGGCAGAGGTCTTATACTCCCTTGTCGCCAGCAGTATCTCCACAGCCAATTGGCCCACTTGGCTCATTTGGGCAGAATGTTGGAATG GGTTCTCAACACCAAAGGTCTTTGTATGGATATGGATCTGGTTCAAACTCTTATAACAGAGGCTACATTCCCAGTGGTTTTAATCAGGGCTCCAGCCTTGGAAGTGCATCCTTTTCCAGTTTTGGAGCTAACAACAGAGGCTTTCTATCATTAGAAAATAGCAAGAGGCATGTGAGAGGCACCGGTCCAATATGCAGTTGCAATGCTCCCCTTGATATTCTTTGTGAGCAGAACCGAGGACCAAGGGCGTCAAAGCCAAAGGCACAACTCATTGCTGATAGCGCTGTGGAGAACACTAAACTTAATACACCTACAACCAAGGTTCATGACGAAACATACAACCGGCCAGATTTTGTGACAGAGTACAAAGATGCTAAGTTCTTTATCATCAAATCTTACAGTGAAGATAATGTTCACAAGAGTATCAAATACGGTGTCTGGGCAAGCACACCAAATGGCAACAGAAAGTTAGATGCTGCATATCATGAAGCTACGGAGAAGCATGATAGCTGCCCaatttttctcttgttttcg GTGAATGCTAGTGCTCAGTTCTGTGGGGTGGCTGAAATGGTTGGACCTGTTGATTTTGACAAGAGTGTGGATTACTGGCAGCAAGACAAATGGAGCGGGCAGTTCCCTGTCAAGTGGCATGTTATTAAGGATGTCCCAAATAGTCAGTTTCGTCATATTGTTCTTGAAAATAATGATAACAAGCCAGTAACAAACAGTCGAGATACTCAAGAG GTAAAACTAGAGCAGGGAATTGAGATGTTAATTATTTTCAAGAATTATGAAACGGATATGTCGATTCTagatgattttgatttttatgaAGATCGTCAGAAGGCAATGCAAGAGCGGAAGGCCAGACAGCAAGCCAGTCTGATTGCTGTAGGTGTAGTCGGAGAAAATGAGCACAGAAGTCCTGTTCAAATTCCCACTGATTTCATCAAGCACATGTCGAAGAGTTTTGCTCAAGTGGTCCGCTTGGATGAGGGTACTAAAGAAGCTACTGCTGCTTCTGATGGCCCCATTGGCACTAGGGTGAAACTTGAAGATGCAATTCCGGTGTCCGTCTCTTCTGCTCAGATCAGTTAG
- the LOC112187511 gene encoding YTH domain-containing protein ECT4 isoform X2 yields MAANQPQGPDRTSEEKPAEPDSMKEQTLVAKNERSISPNPSQDGGSIGHPREAAAQPGSFGVGGDHTVFPPNVYSPQAQQTFYYRGYENGTGEWDEYPPYLNSEGLEITSPGVYNENHPSLVYHSGYSYNPQMPYGPYSPVTTPMPSGGGDGQLYSPQQFPFSGPPYYQQLGPPSMPYITSPTPVSQPDLTTLVSIDQQGDSMLFGPRPGYSPVGSYGRGSFPGNPGSFGYHDMQQGFDGLRSGGLWSDWSKPSDRQRSYTPLSPAVSPQPIGPLGSFGQNVGMGSQHQRSLYGYGSGSNSYNRGYIPSGFNQGSSLGSASFSSFGANNRGFLSLENSKRHVRGTGPICSCNAPLDILCEQNRGPRASKPKAQLIADSAVENTKLNTPTTKVHDETYNRPDFVTEYKDAKFFIIKSYSEDNVHKSIKYGVWASTPNGNRKLDAAYHEATEKHDSCPIFLLFSVNASAQFCGVAEMVGPVDFDKSVDYWQQDKWSGQFPVKWHVIKDVPNSQFRHIVLENNDNKPVTNSRDTQEVKLEQGIEMLIIFKNYETDMSILDDFDFYEDRQKAMQERKARQQASLIAVGVVGENEHRSPVQIPTDFIKHMSKSFAQVVRLDEGTKEATAASDGPIGTRVKLEDAIPVSVSSAQIS; encoded by the exons ATGGCGGCAAACCAACCGCAGGGTCCAGATCGTACATCTG AAGAGAAACCTGCTGAACCTGATAGCATGAAGGAGCAG ACTCTTGTAGCAAAAAATGAGAGGTCAATTTCTCCTAATCCTTCTCAGGATGGTGGCTCAATAGGTCATCCAAGGGAAGCAGCAGCTCAACCGGGTTCTTTTGGCGTAGGTGGAGATCACACCGTTTTCCCTCCTAATGTGTATTCCCCTCAGGCGCAGCAGACCTTCTACTATAGAG GTTATGAAAATGGAACTGGTGAGTGGGACGAGTATCCTCCATACCTGAATTCTGAAGGATTGGAGATTACGTCTCCT GGTGTCTACAATGAGAATCATCCATCTCTTGTCTATCATTCTGGTTATAGCTACAATCCGCAAATGCCATATGGGCCCTACTCTCCGGTCACAACACCTATGCCTTCTGGAGGGGGAGATGGACAGTTATATTCCCCCCAGCAATTTCCATTTTCAGGGCCACCTTATTATCAGCAGCTAGGACCTCCTAGCATGCCATACATTACTTCACCGACTCCAGTTTCACAGCCAGACCTCACCACCCTAGTTAGTATTGATCAACAAGGTGACAGCATGCTTTTTGGGCCAAGGCCTGGTTATTCTCCTGTGGGATCTTATGGTAGGGGCAGTTTTCCTGGAAATCCAGGTAGTTTTGGTTATCATGATATGCAGCAAGGATTTGATGGGTTGAGATCTGGAGGACTCTGGTCAGACTGGTCAAAACCCTCGGACAGGCAGAGGTCTTATACTCCCTTGTCGCCAGCAGTATCTCCACAGCCAATTGGCCCACTTGGCTCATTTGGGCAGAATGTTGGAATG GGTTCTCAACACCAAAGGTCTTTGTATGGATATGGATCTGGTTCAAACTCTTATAACAGAGGCTACATTCCCAGTGGTTTTAATCAGGGCTCCAGCCTTGGAAGTGCATCCTTTTCCAGTTTTGGAGCTAACAACAGAGGCTTTCTATCATTAGAAAATAGCAAGAGGCATGTGAGAGGCACCGGTCCAATATGCAGTTGCAATGCTCCCCTTGATATTCTTTGTGAGCAGAACCGAGGACCAAGGGCGTCAAAGCCAAAGGCACAACTCATTGCTGATAGCGCTGTGGAGAACACTAAACTTAATACACCTACAACCAAGGTTCATGACGAAACATACAACCGGCCAGATTTTGTGACAGAGTACAAAGATGCTAAGTTCTTTATCATCAAATCTTACAGTGAAGATAATGTTCACAAGAGTATCAAATACGGTGTCTGGGCAAGCACACCAAATGGCAACAGAAAGTTAGATGCTGCATATCATGAAGCTACGGAGAAGCATGATAGCTGCCCaatttttctcttgttttcg GTGAATGCTAGTGCTCAGTTCTGTGGGGTGGCTGAAATGGTTGGACCTGTTGATTTTGACAAGAGTGTGGATTACTGGCAGCAAGACAAATGGAGCGGGCAGTTCCCTGTCAAGTGGCATGTTATTAAGGATGTCCCAAATAGTCAGTTTCGTCATATTGTTCTTGAAAATAATGATAACAAGCCAGTAACAAACAGTCGAGATACTCAAGAG GTAAAACTAGAGCAGGGAATTGAGATGTTAATTATTTTCAAGAATTATGAAACGGATATGTCGATTCTagatgattttgatttttatgaAGATCGTCAGAAGGCAATGCAAGAGCGGAAGGCCAGACAGCAAGCCAGTCTGATTGCTGTAGGTGTAGTCGGAGAAAATGAGCACAGAAGTCCTGTTCAAATTCCCACTGATTTCATCAAGCACATGTCGAAGAGTTTTGCTCAAGTGGTCCGCTTGGATGAGGGTACTAAAGAAGCTACTGCTGCTTCTGATGGCCCCATTGGCACTAGGGTGAAACTTGAAGATGCAATTCCGGTGTCCGTCTCTTCTGCTCAGATCAGTTAG
- the LOC112187511 gene encoding YTH domain-containing protein ECT4 isoform X1, whose product MAANQPQGPDRTSDSSKSLSVLIMDAEEKPAEPDSMKEQTLVAKNERSISPNPSQDGGSIGHPREAAAQPGSFGVGGDHTVFPPNVYSPQAQQTFYYRGYENGTGEWDEYPPYLNSEGLEITSPGVYNENHPSLVYHSGYSYNPQMPYGPYSPVTTPMPSGGGDGQLYSPQQFPFSGPPYYQQLGPPSMPYITSPTPVSQPDLTTLVSIDQQGDSMLFGPRPGYSPVGSYGRGSFPGNPGSFGYHDMQQGFDGLRSGGLWSDWSKPSDRQRSYTPLSPAVSPQPIGPLGSFGQNVGMGSQHQRSLYGYGSGSNSYNRGYIPSGFNQGSSLGSASFSSFGANNRGFLSLENSKRHVRGTGPICSCNAPLDILCEQNRGPRASKPKAQLIADSAVENTKLNTPTTKVHDETYNRPDFVTEYKDAKFFIIKSYSEDNVHKSIKYGVWASTPNGNRKLDAAYHEATEKHDSCPIFLLFSVNASAQFCGVAEMVGPVDFDKSVDYWQQDKWSGQFPVKWHVIKDVPNSQFRHIVLENNDNKPVTNSRDTQEVKLEQGIEMLIIFKNYETDMSILDDFDFYEDRQKAMQERKARQQASLIAVGVVGENEHRSPVQIPTDFIKHMSKSFAQVVRLDEGTKEATAASDGPIGTRVKLEDAIPVSVSSAQIS is encoded by the exons ATGGCGGCAAACCAACCGCAGGGTCCAGATCGTACATCTG ACTCTTCTAAGTCACTGAGTGTACTGATCATGGATGCAGAAGAGAAACCTGCTGAACCTGATAGCATGAAGGAGCAG ACTCTTGTAGCAAAAAATGAGAGGTCAATTTCTCCTAATCCTTCTCAGGATGGTGGCTCAATAGGTCATCCAAGGGAAGCAGCAGCTCAACCGGGTTCTTTTGGCGTAGGTGGAGATCACACCGTTTTCCCTCCTAATGTGTATTCCCCTCAGGCGCAGCAGACCTTCTACTATAGAG GTTATGAAAATGGAACTGGTGAGTGGGACGAGTATCCTCCATACCTGAATTCTGAAGGATTGGAGATTACGTCTCCT GGTGTCTACAATGAGAATCATCCATCTCTTGTCTATCATTCTGGTTATAGCTACAATCCGCAAATGCCATATGGGCCCTACTCTCCGGTCACAACACCTATGCCTTCTGGAGGGGGAGATGGACAGTTATATTCCCCCCAGCAATTTCCATTTTCAGGGCCACCTTATTATCAGCAGCTAGGACCTCCTAGCATGCCATACATTACTTCACCGACTCCAGTTTCACAGCCAGACCTCACCACCCTAGTTAGTATTGATCAACAAGGTGACAGCATGCTTTTTGGGCCAAGGCCTGGTTATTCTCCTGTGGGATCTTATGGTAGGGGCAGTTTTCCTGGAAATCCAGGTAGTTTTGGTTATCATGATATGCAGCAAGGATTTGATGGGTTGAGATCTGGAGGACTCTGGTCAGACTGGTCAAAACCCTCGGACAGGCAGAGGTCTTATACTCCCTTGTCGCCAGCAGTATCTCCACAGCCAATTGGCCCACTTGGCTCATTTGGGCAGAATGTTGGAATG GGTTCTCAACACCAAAGGTCTTTGTATGGATATGGATCTGGTTCAAACTCTTATAACAGAGGCTACATTCCCAGTGGTTTTAATCAGGGCTCCAGCCTTGGAAGTGCATCCTTTTCCAGTTTTGGAGCTAACAACAGAGGCTTTCTATCATTAGAAAATAGCAAGAGGCATGTGAGAGGCACCGGTCCAATATGCAGTTGCAATGCTCCCCTTGATATTCTTTGTGAGCAGAACCGAGGACCAAGGGCGTCAAAGCCAAAGGCACAACTCATTGCTGATAGCGCTGTGGAGAACACTAAACTTAATACACCTACAACCAAGGTTCATGACGAAACATACAACCGGCCAGATTTTGTGACAGAGTACAAAGATGCTAAGTTCTTTATCATCAAATCTTACAGTGAAGATAATGTTCACAAGAGTATCAAATACGGTGTCTGGGCAAGCACACCAAATGGCAACAGAAAGTTAGATGCTGCATATCATGAAGCTACGGAGAAGCATGATAGCTGCCCaatttttctcttgttttcg GTGAATGCTAGTGCTCAGTTCTGTGGGGTGGCTGAAATGGTTGGACCTGTTGATTTTGACAAGAGTGTGGATTACTGGCAGCAAGACAAATGGAGCGGGCAGTTCCCTGTCAAGTGGCATGTTATTAAGGATGTCCCAAATAGTCAGTTTCGTCATATTGTTCTTGAAAATAATGATAACAAGCCAGTAACAAACAGTCGAGATACTCAAGAG GTAAAACTAGAGCAGGGAATTGAGATGTTAATTATTTTCAAGAATTATGAAACGGATATGTCGATTCTagatgattttgatttttatgaAGATCGTCAGAAGGCAATGCAAGAGCGGAAGGCCAGACAGCAAGCCAGTCTGATTGCTGTAGGTGTAGTCGGAGAAAATGAGCACAGAAGTCCTGTTCAAATTCCCACTGATTTCATCAAGCACATGTCGAAGAGTTTTGCTCAAGTGGTCCGCTTGGATGAGGGTACTAAAGAAGCTACTGCTGCTTCTGATGGCCCCATTGGCACTAGGGTGAAACTTGAAGATGCAATTCCGGTGTCCGTCTCTTCTGCTCAGATCAGTTAG
- the LOC112187511 gene encoding YTH domain-containing protein ECT4 isoform X3: MAANQPQGPDRTSDSSKSLSVLIMDAEEKPAEPDSMKEQDGGSIGHPREAAAQPGSFGVGGDHTVFPPNVYSPQAQQTFYYRGYENGTGEWDEYPPYLNSEGLEITSPGVYNENHPSLVYHSGYSYNPQMPYGPYSPVTTPMPSGGGDGQLYSPQQFPFSGPPYYQQLGPPSMPYITSPTPVSQPDLTTLVSIDQQGDSMLFGPRPGYSPVGSYGRGSFPGNPGSFGYHDMQQGFDGLRSGGLWSDWSKPSDRQRSYTPLSPAVSPQPIGPLGSFGQNVGMGSQHQRSLYGYGSGSNSYNRGYIPSGFNQGSSLGSASFSSFGANNRGFLSLENSKRHVRGTGPICSCNAPLDILCEQNRGPRASKPKAQLIADSAVENTKLNTPTTKVHDETYNRPDFVTEYKDAKFFIIKSYSEDNVHKSIKYGVWASTPNGNRKLDAAYHEATEKHDSCPIFLLFSVNASAQFCGVAEMVGPVDFDKSVDYWQQDKWSGQFPVKWHVIKDVPNSQFRHIVLENNDNKPVTNSRDTQEVKLEQGIEMLIIFKNYETDMSILDDFDFYEDRQKAMQERKARQQASLIAVGVVGENEHRSPVQIPTDFIKHMSKSFAQVVRLDEGTKEATAASDGPIGTRVKLEDAIPVSVSSAQIS; this comes from the exons ATGGCGGCAAACCAACCGCAGGGTCCAGATCGTACATCTG ACTCTTCTAAGTCACTGAGTGTACTGATCATGGATGCAGAAGAGAAACCTGCTGAACCTGATAGCATGAAGGAGCAG GATGGTGGCTCAATAGGTCATCCAAGGGAAGCAGCAGCTCAACCGGGTTCTTTTGGCGTAGGTGGAGATCACACCGTTTTCCCTCCTAATGTGTATTCCCCTCAGGCGCAGCAGACCTTCTACTATAGAG GTTATGAAAATGGAACTGGTGAGTGGGACGAGTATCCTCCATACCTGAATTCTGAAGGATTGGAGATTACGTCTCCT GGTGTCTACAATGAGAATCATCCATCTCTTGTCTATCATTCTGGTTATAGCTACAATCCGCAAATGCCATATGGGCCCTACTCTCCGGTCACAACACCTATGCCTTCTGGAGGGGGAGATGGACAGTTATATTCCCCCCAGCAATTTCCATTTTCAGGGCCACCTTATTATCAGCAGCTAGGACCTCCTAGCATGCCATACATTACTTCACCGACTCCAGTTTCACAGCCAGACCTCACCACCCTAGTTAGTATTGATCAACAAGGTGACAGCATGCTTTTTGGGCCAAGGCCTGGTTATTCTCCTGTGGGATCTTATGGTAGGGGCAGTTTTCCTGGAAATCCAGGTAGTTTTGGTTATCATGATATGCAGCAAGGATTTGATGGGTTGAGATCTGGAGGACTCTGGTCAGACTGGTCAAAACCCTCGGACAGGCAGAGGTCTTATACTCCCTTGTCGCCAGCAGTATCTCCACAGCCAATTGGCCCACTTGGCTCATTTGGGCAGAATGTTGGAATG GGTTCTCAACACCAAAGGTCTTTGTATGGATATGGATCTGGTTCAAACTCTTATAACAGAGGCTACATTCCCAGTGGTTTTAATCAGGGCTCCAGCCTTGGAAGTGCATCCTTTTCCAGTTTTGGAGCTAACAACAGAGGCTTTCTATCATTAGAAAATAGCAAGAGGCATGTGAGAGGCACCGGTCCAATATGCAGTTGCAATGCTCCCCTTGATATTCTTTGTGAGCAGAACCGAGGACCAAGGGCGTCAAAGCCAAAGGCACAACTCATTGCTGATAGCGCTGTGGAGAACACTAAACTTAATACACCTACAACCAAGGTTCATGACGAAACATACAACCGGCCAGATTTTGTGACAGAGTACAAAGATGCTAAGTTCTTTATCATCAAATCTTACAGTGAAGATAATGTTCACAAGAGTATCAAATACGGTGTCTGGGCAAGCACACCAAATGGCAACAGAAAGTTAGATGCTGCATATCATGAAGCTACGGAGAAGCATGATAGCTGCCCaatttttctcttgttttcg GTGAATGCTAGTGCTCAGTTCTGTGGGGTGGCTGAAATGGTTGGACCTGTTGATTTTGACAAGAGTGTGGATTACTGGCAGCAAGACAAATGGAGCGGGCAGTTCCCTGTCAAGTGGCATGTTATTAAGGATGTCCCAAATAGTCAGTTTCGTCATATTGTTCTTGAAAATAATGATAACAAGCCAGTAACAAACAGTCGAGATACTCAAGAG GTAAAACTAGAGCAGGGAATTGAGATGTTAATTATTTTCAAGAATTATGAAACGGATATGTCGATTCTagatgattttgatttttatgaAGATCGTCAGAAGGCAATGCAAGAGCGGAAGGCCAGACAGCAAGCCAGTCTGATTGCTGTAGGTGTAGTCGGAGAAAATGAGCACAGAAGTCCTGTTCAAATTCCCACTGATTTCATCAAGCACATGTCGAAGAGTTTTGCTCAAGTGGTCCGCTTGGATGAGGGTACTAAAGAAGCTACTGCTGCTTCTGATGGCCCCATTGGCACTAGGGTGAAACTTGAAGATGCAATTCCGGTGTCCGTCTCTTCTGCTCAGATCAGTTAG